A genomic window from Flavobacterium johnsoniae includes:
- a CDS encoding TonB-dependent receptor encodes MKLTTLLILVAMFNIRGNTYAQKTKVTLELNNSTIEKVIETIEQKTDFRFIYKLSDIDLDRTVSISVKDQSIYVVLDRIFKGTPTEFKIRDTQIILKKPELKSQIIEFQKQTVTGVITDENGMPLPGASVIEEGTRNGMVTDFDGKYKLTVESAQSVIVVSFVGYKEKKVTANQSVINIQLLPDATDLQEIVVVGYGTATKRDVTGAVSSIASKDMNQGAIVNPLQLIAGKAAGVNITQLGSEPGQGPSVRIRGISSLIGGSDPLVVVDGIQGNMDLLNQVPPSEIESFDILKDASATAIYGSRGAPGVLIITTKKNKAGKTSMEYIGSTSLDFIPKKLHMLNADEWWSAAQSVGVPASANHGSDTDWYGILTQTGISQTHTLSFGGGTDKFSYRASLSAILQDGVVINSSNKKYIGRIQATQTALDDKLKLNFNLNTGINNTTSIIQSVGTAAYTSNLITNAYLVRPTDPVFNTDGTYFTDSNVFQYLNPYAAAQTTTNEAQNDNLFGSLKADLDLAKGLVASWFGSWRKTNVTYGYFQPIESTVAYAIDQNGFANIKNERQNEKLTNFSLNYKRTFGVHSINALGLYEWQNQAYQGNYAQARGFMNDKTTYNALQLGDLSKVRPGDITSYKNDRTLVSFLARVNYSLLDRYLVTASIRRDGSSVFGANNKWGNFPSASVAWQIDKEPFMQKQNLFNELKVRVGYGATGNQQGLLPQQSLSLVGNSGITYFGGQPITNYSIYQNSNADLKWETKKQTNLGLDFALLDNRLRGTVDLYTSKTEDLLFDYTVPQPPYPYNTIKANVGSISNKGIEVSLAYDVIKSQNSTLTLAGNVSFMKNEVLNLNGSINGVPLNTDYVGWGAANSYLVKGKPIGAFYILEHTGKNENNVETVLDRDGNGIIDQGVKSPDRYYAGSALPTYTFSFNPSYRYKNFDASMLVRGSGGNKIYNGLRSNLSRLENIGKSNVLASAVETGIYTSPYGSDLWLEDGSFVRLENLTAGYTFRFTDKYIDTIRLSLTGNNLFLITDYSGIDPELNVSGSGNPADNFGGDRGIYPRTRSVAFGLTVKFK; translated from the coding sequence TTGAAACTAACTACACTACTTATTTTGGTCGCCATGTTTAATATTAGAGGGAATACTTATGCCCAAAAGACAAAAGTTACTCTGGAATTAAACAATTCAACAATCGAAAAGGTTATTGAGACCATTGAGCAAAAAACGGATTTCAGATTTATTTACAAATTGAGCGATATCGACTTAGATCGAACGGTTTCAATTTCTGTAAAAGATCAGTCTATATATGTGGTTTTAGATCGAATTTTTAAAGGAACCCCAACCGAATTTAAAATTCGTGATACACAGATTATTCTAAAAAAGCCAGAACTCAAATCACAGATAATCGAATTTCAAAAACAGACCGTAACAGGTGTCATTACTGATGAAAACGGAATGCCTTTACCCGGAGCTTCTGTTATTGAAGAAGGAACAAGAAACGGAATGGTTACTGATTTTGACGGAAAATATAAACTGACTGTTGAAAGTGCGCAATCTGTTATTGTGGTTTCTTTTGTTGGATATAAAGAGAAAAAAGTTACCGCTAATCAGAGCGTAATCAATATTCAGCTTCTTCCAGATGCAACTGATTTACAAGAAATTGTAGTTGTTGGTTACGGCACAGCTACAAAAAGAGATGTAACGGGTGCGGTTTCTTCAATTGCCTCAAAAGATATGAATCAAGGTGCAATTGTGAATCCGTTGCAATTAATTGCTGGTAAAGCGGCAGGTGTTAACATTACGCAATTAGGAAGCGAGCCTGGTCAAGGGCCAAGCGTTCGTATTCGTGGAATTTCGTCTTTAATTGGAGGAAGCGATCCTTTGGTAGTTGTAGATGGAATTCAAGGAAATATGGATTTATTAAACCAAGTTCCGCCAAGCGAAATTGAAAGTTTTGATATTTTGAAAGATGCTTCTGCAACTGCAATTTATGGTTCTCGCGGTGCGCCAGGTGTGCTTATCATTACAACAAAAAAGAATAAAGCGGGTAAAACTTCTATGGAATATATCGGTTCGACTTCTTTAGATTTTATTCCGAAAAAATTACATATGCTAAATGCTGACGAATGGTGGTCAGCAGCTCAAAGTGTTGGTGTTCCTGCATCTGCAAATCATGGTTCAGATACAGATTGGTATGGTATTTTAACCCAAACTGGAATTTCTCAAACGCATACTTTATCTTTTGGCGGAGGAACAGATAAATTTAGTTATAGAGCTTCTTTATCTGCTATTTTACAAGATGGAGTTGTTATTAATTCGAGCAACAAAAAATATATTGGACGCATTCAGGCTACTCAAACGGCTTTGGATGATAAATTAAAATTGAATTTCAATTTAAATACAGGAATTAATAATACAACAAGTATTATTCAAAGTGTTGGAACAGCGGCTTATACTTCAAATTTAATTACAAATGCGTATTTAGTTAGACCAACAGATCCTGTTTTTAACACTGACGGAACTTATTTTACAGATTCAAATGTATTTCAATATTTAAATCCGTATGCAGCGGCACAAACTACTACAAATGAAGCGCAAAATGATAATTTATTTGGAAGTTTAAAAGCCGATTTGGATTTAGCAAAAGGCTTAGTAGCAAGCTGGTTCGGAAGCTGGAGAAAAACAAATGTAACTTATGGTTATTTTCAGCCTATAGAATCTACTGTTGCTTATGCAATTGACCAAAATGGTTTTGCCAATATTAAAAATGAAAGGCAAAATGAAAAATTAACCAATTTCAGTTTAAACTATAAAAGAACTTTTGGCGTACACAGCATTAATGCTTTAGGTTTATACGAATGGCAAAATCAGGCTTATCAAGGCAATTATGCGCAAGCGAGAGGTTTTATGAATGATAAAACAACTTATAACGCATTGCAATTAGGAGATTTGTCAAAAGTTCGTCCGGGCGATATAACATCATATAAAAATGACAGAACTTTAGTTTCATTTTTAGCAAGAGTAAATTACTCTTTATTAGACCGTTATTTAGTTACAGCAAGTATTCGTCGAGATGGTTCGTCTGTTTTTGGAGCTAATAACAAATGGGGAAATTTCCCTTCAGCTTCTGTTGCGTGGCAAATTGACAAAGAACCTTTCATGCAAAAACAAAATTTATTTAATGAATTGAAAGTTCGCGTAGGTTATGGAGCAACTGGAAATCAGCAAGGTCTTCTTCCGCAGCAATCACTTTCATTGGTTGGAAACTCTGGAATTACTTATTTTGGTGGTCAGCCCATTACCAATTACAGCATTTACCAAAACTCAAATGCAGACTTGAAATGGGAAACCAAAAAGCAAACCAATTTAGGTCTTGATTTTGCTCTTTTAGACAACAGATTAAGAGGAACAGTTGATCTTTATACTTCAAAAACAGAAGATTTATTATTTGATTATACTGTACCTCAGCCTCCATATCCTTACAACACAATTAAGGCAAATGTTGGAAGTATTTCGAATAAAGGTATCGAAGTTTCGCTTGCTTATGACGTAATTAAATCTCAAAACAGCACGCTTACTTTGGCAGGAAATGTTTCTTTTATGAAGAATGAAGTGCTTAATTTAAATGGAAGCATTAACGGAGTTCCTTTAAATACAGATTATGTTGGATGGGGAGCTGCAAACTCTTATTTAGTGAAAGGGAAACCGATTGGAGCATTTTATATTCTTGAACATACAGGAAAAAACGAAAACAATGTTGAAACTGTTTTGGATCGTGACGGAAACGGCATAATCGATCAAGGCGTTAAAAGTCCAGACCGTTATTATGCAGGTTCTGCTTTGCCAACTTACACTTTCTCATTTAATCCATCTTACCGATACAAAAACTTCGACGCTTCTATGTTAGTAAGAGGTTCGGGAGGAAATAAAATTTATAATGGATTACGCTCTAACTTAAGCAGATTGGAAAATATTGGTAAATCGAATGTTTTAGCGAGCGCTGTAGAAACCGGAATTTACACTTCTCCTTACGGTTCTGATTTATGGTTAGAAGACGGTTCTTTTGTTCGTTTAGAAAATCTTACAGCGGGATATACTTTCCGTTTTACAGATAAATATATTGATACTATTAGACTTTCACTTACAGGAAACAACTTATTCCTAATTACCGATTACTCAGGAATTGATCCAGAATTGAATGTAAGCGGAAGTGGTAACCCAGCCGATAACTTTGGTGGAGATAGAGGAATTTATCCTCGTACGAGAAGTGTGGCGTTTGGCTTGACTGTAAAATTTAAATAG
- a CDS encoding FecR family protein, with the protein MNSNPEIKSLLQKFVLNQCTPEEIDEVIAYYKKNQLTDDFPTVEDVQNLLDEIPKMDKQKADAIFNNILKASKEEESVIEIPSRKSNYRKYISIAASIVVLLGIGFFYKQNMTDKAVEQKFDFKSSDIVLQLENGETQIISENNSSQVKDSKGNIVGNQNGDKLVYDNSSDPEKLVYNTIKIPYGKKFRLQLSDGTFVHLNSGTTLKYPVKFIAGENRQVFLDGEAFFDVAKDKKHPFIVNADELNVRVLGTHFNLSNYPEDAVTDVVLVEGSVGMYQSNQEFDANKNTILKPGFKGSFNKENAKISTKAVITDIYTSWINGGLTFRNMTFKNIITKLERRYNVTIINKNEKLANEKFNASFKEESIENVMSYFNEIHGINYTIKNNQILIK; encoded by the coding sequence ATGAATTCAAATCCTGAAATAAAAAGTCTTTTACAAAAGTTTGTTTTAAACCAATGCACTCCCGAAGAAATAGACGAGGTAATTGCTTATTATAAAAAAAATCAGCTTACAGATGATTTTCCGACTGTGGAAGATGTTCAGAATCTTTTGGACGAAATCCCAAAAATGGACAAGCAAAAAGCCGATGCTATTTTCAATAATATTTTAAAAGCTTCAAAAGAAGAAGAATCTGTTATCGAAATTCCTTCTAGAAAATCTAATTATAGAAAATACATTTCCATTGCCGCTTCGATTGTTGTTTTATTGGGAATTGGCTTTTTCTACAAACAAAATATGACAGACAAAGCTGTTGAACAAAAATTCGATTTTAAAAGCTCTGATATTGTCTTGCAATTAGAAAATGGAGAAACTCAAATTATTTCTGAAAACAATTCTTCTCAAGTAAAAGATTCCAAAGGAAATATTGTCGGAAATCAAAATGGAGATAAATTGGTTTACGATAACAGTTCTGATCCTGAAAAATTGGTTTACAACACGATTAAAATTCCTTATGGTAAAAAATTTCGTCTTCAGTTATCTGATGGAACGTTTGTTCACTTAAATTCTGGAACGACTTTAAAATATCCTGTAAAATTTATCGCTGGCGAAAACAGACAGGTTTTTCTTGATGGTGAAGCTTTTTTTGATGTTGCAAAAGACAAAAAACATCCATTTATAGTAAATGCTGACGAATTGAATGTACGTGTTTTAGGAACGCATTTCAATCTTTCCAATTATCCTGAAGATGCTGTAACCGATGTTGTTTTGGTGGAAGGTTCTGTTGGAATGTATCAATCTAATCAAGAATTTGATGCTAATAAAAATACCATTTTAAAGCCTGGATTTAAAGGAAGCTTCAATAAAGAAAATGCTAAAATTTCGACAAAAGCGGTTATTACAGATATCTACACTTCTTGGATAAATGGTGGCTTGACTTTTAGAAATATGACTTTCAAAAATATCATTACAAAACTGGAAAGACGTTACAATGTTACCATTATCAATAAAAATGAAAAATTGGCTAACGAAAAATTCAATGCAAGTTTTAAAGAAGAATCAATAGAAAATGTGATGAGTTATTTCAATGAAATTCATGGCATTAATTACACGATAAAAAACAATCAAATACTAATTAAATAA
- a CDS encoding RNA polymerase sigma factor: MLEAANHSEKLLVSELKNGNEKAFRQLFDLYYQDIYGYSISLLKSKEAAEENVQDVFMKVWLNRESLNIEQSFKAYIFTIARNQAFNVLNKAANEVILKEAVFYESQKSHDYGDYAIREADCKKLQKQAIKQLPPKRRQIFKMSRKKGMSYEEISQELGISINTVRNQMSKALESMRGFFQLHDEII; this comes from the coding sequence TTGTTAGAAGCAGCAAACCATAGTGAAAAATTATTGGTGAGTGAACTCAAAAACGGAAACGAAAAAGCTTTTCGACAACTTTTTGATTTATACTACCAAGATATTTATGGTTACAGCATTAGTCTTTTAAAATCAAAAGAAGCGGCTGAAGAAAATGTGCAGGATGTTTTTATGAAGGTTTGGCTCAACCGCGAAAGTTTAAATATAGAACAATCATTTAAAGCCTATATTTTTACGATTGCAAGAAATCAGGCTTTTAATGTTTTGAACAAAGCAGCAAATGAAGTTATTTTAAAAGAAGCTGTTTTTTATGAAAGTCAGAAATCACATGATTACGGAGATTATGCTATTCGCGAAGCCGATTGCAAAAAACTCCAGAAACAAGCTATAAAACAGCTTCCTCCAAAACGACGGCAGATTTTTAAAATGTCACGCAAAAAAGGAATGAGCTATGAAGAAATAAGTCAGGAACTAGGTATTTCGATAAATACCGTCCGGAACCAGATGAGTAAAGCGCTCGAATCGATGCGCGGTTTTTTTCAACTTCACGATGAAATTATCTAA
- a CDS encoding YraN family protein, with amino-acid sequence MAEHNDLGKLGEDLAVSHLEENGYKIRERNYVFQKAEIDIIAQKGPILAIVEVKTRSSLDFGSPQDFVKPKKIQLLIKAVNAYINDREKDFQEDLEIRFDIIGIHKNGESFAIEHLTDAFYHF; translated from the coding sequence ATGGCAGAACATAACGATTTAGGAAAACTTGGAGAAGATCTTGCCGTTTCGCATCTTGAAGAAAATGGATATAAAATTCGAGAACGAAATTATGTATTTCAGAAAGCTGAAATAGATATAATTGCACAAAAAGGTCCAATTTTAGCAATTGTAGAAGTGAAGACACGTTCGAGTTTAGATTTTGGTTCTCCGCAAGATTTTGTGAAACCAAAAAAGATTCAATTACTTATAAAAGCAGTAAATGCCTACATAAACGATAGGGAAAAGGATTTTCAAGAAGATTTAGAAATCCGTTTTGACATCATTGGCATCCATAAAAACGGCGAATCATTTGCAATTGAACATCTTACCGACGCTTTTTATCACTTTTAA
- a CDS encoding S66 peptidase family protein, with amino-acid sequence MITPPYLQKGDTVALLATARKNIDDNLKPTIDLLHSWGLEAVVGSTIGLDYHQLAGTDEQRAADFQKQMDNPNIKAIWCVRGGYGTVRMLDLLDFTKFKQHPKWVIGFSDVTVLHNHLNTMGYKSLHGIMPVTVPRATPDAVSSLKASLFGEPVSYSISPTPMNRFGTATGELVGGNLSILYSLLGSPSAIDCKDKILFIEDLDEYLYHIDRMMMNLKRNGCIENLKGIIIGGMTSMKDNEVPWGKNALEIIDDVTKKYNIPVIFNFPAGHIRDNRALIMGNTVTMEVTATGSTLTFKR; translated from the coding sequence ATGATAACACCACCTTATTTACAAAAAGGAGATACCGTTGCGCTTTTAGCAACCGCTCGAAAAAATATCGACGATAATTTAAAACCAACAATAGATTTATTGCACAGTTGGGGATTAGAAGCCGTAGTCGGATCAACAATCGGATTAGATTATCATCAATTGGCAGGAACCGATGAGCAAAGAGCAGCCGATTTTCAAAAACAAATGGACAACCCTAATATTAAAGCCATTTGGTGTGTTCGCGGCGGTTACGGAACTGTAAGAATGTTAGATTTATTAGATTTTACCAAATTCAAACAACACCCAAAATGGGTTATCGGATTTAGCGATGTAACGGTTTTGCATAATCATTTAAATACGATGGGTTACAAATCGCTTCACGGAATCATGCCCGTAACCGTTCCGAGAGCAACGCCAGATGCTGTTAGTTCCTTAAAAGCAAGTTTATTTGGAGAGCCAGTTTCGTATTCTATCAGTCCAACTCCAATGAATCGTTTTGGAACTGCAACTGGAGAATTAGTTGGAGGGAATTTATCGATTTTATACAGTTTATTAGGATCGCCTTCTGCAATTGACTGCAAAGACAAAATATTATTTATTGAAGATTTAGATGAATATCTGTATCATATTGATCGTATGATGATGAATTTGAAACGAAATGGATGCATCGAAAACCTAAAAGGAATTATTATAGGCGGCATGACAAGCATGAAAGATAATGAAGTTCCGTGGGGCAAAAATGCTTTGGAGATTATCGATGACGTTACTAAAAAATACAATATTCCTGTAATTTTTAATTTCCCAGCTGGTCATATTAGAGATAACAGAGCTTTAATTATGGGAAATACCGTTACGATGGAAGTTACTGCTACTGGAAGTACACTTACTTTTAAAAGATAA
- a CDS encoding endonuclease/exonuclease/phosphatase family protein, producing the protein MKFNRICFYIIIIGIFQGYSQSKKYKIHTIAFYNFENLYDTINDEFTNDDEWTPNGAQNWTTEKYQQKLKNLARVISEIGTPENSNSPVLIGGAEIENRGVLEDLIKEPKLKELDFGIIHFDSPDKRGIDVALLYQKKYFRPTSFSNIPLIIYKNNILKKEEILDVENEEIEVKKEIKNRVFTRDQLLVSGFLEDEEIHIIVNHWPSRSGGEKATSLFREAAGKLNRKIIDSLQQINPQAKVLTMGDFNDGPLNNSIKLGLEAKGKKSEVKEFGTFNPFEELENKGLGTLAYRDSWSIFDQIIMTESFIKSDFSTYQFWKAGIFNKPYLIQNSGKYKGYPLRNTLAEAGFSDHFPVYIYLIKEL; encoded by the coding sequence ATGAAGTTTAATAGAATTTGTTTTTACATAATTATTATTGGAATATTTCAGGGTTATTCTCAATCCAAAAAATATAAAATACATACCATTGCTTTTTACAATTTTGAAAATTTGTACGATACTATAAATGATGAATTTACAAATGATGATGAATGGACTCCAAATGGAGCACAAAATTGGACGACGGAAAAATATCAGCAGAAATTAAAAAATCTGGCAAGAGTTATTTCTGAAATTGGAACACCTGAAAATTCAAATTCTCCAGTTTTAATTGGTGGAGCTGAAATAGAAAATCGTGGCGTTTTAGAAGATTTAATAAAAGAGCCAAAACTAAAAGAATTAGATTTTGGAATCATTCATTTTGATTCTCCAGATAAGCGCGGAATTGATGTTGCATTGCTGTATCAAAAAAAATATTTTAGACCAACTTCATTTTCTAATATTCCGCTCATTATTTACAAAAATAATATTCTAAAGAAAGAAGAAATTTTAGATGTAGAAAATGAAGAAATCGAAGTTAAAAAAGAAATCAAGAATCGTGTTTTTACGAGAGATCAGCTTTTGGTTTCGGGATTTTTAGAAGATGAAGAAATTCATATAATTGTCAATCACTGGCCGTCGAGATCTGGTGGCGAAAAAGCAACAAGTTTGTTTCGCGAAGCTGCCGGAAAATTAAACAGAAAAATTATTGATTCTTTGCAACAAATTAATCCGCAAGCTAAAGTTTTAACAATGGGAGATTTTAATGACGGGCCTTTAAATAACAGCATAAAATTAGGATTAGAAGCAAAAGGAAAAAAATCGGAGGTAAAAGAATTTGGCACTTTCAATCCGTTTGAAGAATTAGAAAATAAAGGATTGGGAACACTTGCTTATCGTGATTCGTGGAGTATTTTTGATCAAATTATAATGACCGAATCTTTTATTAAATCTGATTTTTCAACGTATCAATTTTGGAAAGCAGGTATTTTCAACAAACCTTATCTCATTCAAAATTCTGGAAAATATAAAGGTTATCCGCTACGAAATACACTTGCGGAAGCTGGTTTTAGTGATCATTTTCCAGTTTATATTTATTTGATAAAAGAACTTTAG
- a CDS encoding 3-hydroxyanthranilate 3,4-dioxygenase → MAIAKPFNLTKWIDENRHLLKPPVGNKNLYVDSGDYIVMIVAGPNARKDYHYNETEELFYQLEGSIKVVIQEDGERKEMELNAGDMYLHPAKVPHSPVRSEGSIGLVIERKRAGQGFTDGLLWHCDNCNHKLYEVYFELHNIEEDFLPHFEHFYNSEELRTCDKCGTVMESDPRFVAKK, encoded by the coding sequence ATGGCTATAGCAAAACCTTTCAACCTAACAAAATGGATCGACGAAAACCGTCATTTATTGAAACCACCAGTTGGAAATAAAAACTTATATGTTGATTCTGGAGATTATATTGTAATGATTGTGGCTGGTCCAAACGCACGAAAAGATTATCATTATAACGAAACAGAAGAGCTTTTTTATCAGTTAGAAGGAAGTATAAAAGTGGTGATTCAGGAAGACGGGGAGCGAAAAGAAATGGAATTAAATGCAGGCGATATGTATTTGCATCCAGCAAAAGTACCGCATTCTCCAGTTCGTTCTGAAGGTTCAATTGGATTAGTAATTGAAAGAAAACGTGCTGGACAAGGTTTTACAGACGGTTTACTTTGGCATTGCGATAATTGCAATCACAAACTTTACGAAGTGTATTTTGAACTTCATAATATAGAGGAAGATTTTCTTCCTCATTTCGAGCATTTTTACAATTCAGAAGAATTGAGAACTTGTGATAAATGCGGAACTGTTATGGAAAGTGATCCTAGGTTTGTGGCTAAGAAATAG
- a CDS encoding MBL fold metallo-hydrolase — MTIFSRLLLCFLLISTNAFSQKEKASFQVVPLGVKGGIDEKNLSAYLLAPSNTNDFISLDAGTINAGIEKAIEKKTFKVSTSEVLKKYIKGYLISHAHLDHVSGLIINSPADSSKTVYATNKCMKMMENHYFNDQTWANFGDAGPGFPLKKYHFQTLNLLEETPISNTKMTVKAFPLSHVNPFESTAFLVKSESNYALYLGDTGPDEIEKSNNLRDLWTAIAPLVKAKQLKGIFIEVSFPNEQPDKFLFGHLTPNYLMKELHVLEDLAGKGSLGNFKIIITHLKPPAKNIAKIKEQLKNQNDLGLKIIYPEQGKKFSL; from the coding sequence ATGACTATCTTCAGCAGACTTCTACTTTGCTTTCTTTTAATTTCTACAAATGCCTTTTCTCAAAAAGAAAAAGCATCTTTTCAAGTAGTTCCTTTGGGAGTGAAAGGCGGAATTGACGAAAAGAATCTTTCTGCCTATTTATTGGCACCTTCAAACACAAATGATTTTATCTCTTTGGATGCTGGAACAATAAATGCTGGAATTGAAAAAGCAATTGAAAAGAAAACGTTTAAAGTTTCGACTAGTGAAGTATTAAAAAAATACATAAAAGGATATTTAATTTCTCATGCGCATTTAGACCATGTTTCGGGTTTGATTATTAATTCTCCTGCTGATTCTTCGAAGACTGTTTACGCAACAAATAAATGTATGAAAATGATGGAAAATCATTATTTCAACGATCAAACTTGGGCGAATTTTGGAGATGCAGGTCCAGGTTTTCCTTTAAAAAAATATCATTTTCAAACTTTAAATCTACTGGAAGAAACTCCAATTTCAAATACAAAAATGACGGTTAAAGCTTTTCCGCTGAGTCATGTTAATCCGTTTGAGAGCACTGCTTTTTTAGTTAAAAGTGAAAGTAATTATGCTTTGTATTTAGGCGATACAGGACCAGACGAAATAGAAAAAAGCAATAATCTTCGAGATTTGTGGACAGCAATTGCGCCGTTAGTTAAAGCAAAACAATTAAAAGGAATTTTTATTGAAGTTTCATTCCCAAATGAACAGCCAGATAAATTTCTGTTTGGACATTTGACACCAAATTATTTGATGAAAGAACTTCATGTTTTAGAAGATTTGGCCGGGAAAGGTTCTTTGGGAAATTTCAAAATCATTATTACACATTTGAAACCTCCTGCAAAAAATATTGCTAAAATTAAAGAGCAATTAAAGAATCAAAACGATTTAGGATTGAAAATTATTTATCCTGAACAGGGTAAAAAGTTTAGTTTGTAA
- the amaB gene encoding L-piperidine-6-carboxylate dehydrogenase, with translation MTTIASQFGMTEALEKLGIKTINEGTSTGINNFSSGEILESYSPVDGKLIASVKMSTKADYEKAIQTAAEAFKTFRLIPAPQRGEIVRQFGEKLRQNKEALGKLVSYEMGKSLQEGYGEVQEMIDICDFAVGLSRQLHGLTMHSERPGHRMYEQYHPLGIVGIISAFNFPVAVWSWNTALAWISGDVCVWKPSEKTPLCGIACQNIIAQVIKENNLPEGISCLINGDYKIGELMTTDTRIPLISATGSTRMGKIVAQAVAGRLGKSLLELGGNNAIIVTPDADIKMTVIGAVFGAVGTAGQRCTSTRRLIIHESIYDKVKDALVAAYKQLRIGNPLDENNHVGPLIDTHAVEMYAAALNKVVANGGKILVEGGVLSGEGYESGCYVKPAIAEAENSFEIVQHETFAPVLYLLKYSGEVDNAIEIQNGVAQGLSSAIMTNNLREAERFLSVTGSDCGIANVNIGTSGAEIGGAFGGEKETGGGRESGSDAWKIYMRRQTNTINYTTNLPLAQGIKFDL, from the coding sequence ATGACAACAATAGCATCGCAATTTGGAATGACGGAAGCTCTTGAAAAATTGGGCATCAAGACGATAAATGAAGGAACGTCAACAGGAATAAATAATTTTTCTTCTGGTGAAATTTTAGAAAGTTATTCGCCAGTTGATGGCAAATTAATTGCTTCGGTAAAAATGTCAACAAAGGCTGATTACGAAAAAGCAATTCAAACCGCAGCAGAAGCTTTCAAGACTTTTAGATTAATTCCTGCTCCACAGCGTGGTGAAATTGTGCGTCAGTTTGGAGAAAAATTGAGACAAAACAAAGAAGCACTCGGAAAATTGGTTTCTTATGAAATGGGTAAATCATTACAGGAAGGATACGGAGAAGTTCAGGAAATGATTGATATCTGTGATTTTGCGGTTGGTTTATCACGCCAATTACACGGTTTAACGATGCATTCTGAAAGACCTGGACACCGTATGTATGAACAATACCATCCGTTAGGAATTGTCGGAATTATTTCGGCATTTAATTTTCCAGTTGCGGTTTGGTCTTGGAATACGGCGTTAGCTTGGATTTCTGGTGATGTTTGTGTTTGGAAACCTTCTGAAAAAACACCTCTTTGCGGAATTGCTTGTCAAAACATAATTGCTCAGGTTATTAAAGAAAATAATCTTCCAGAAGGAATTTCATGTTTAATAAATGGAGATTATAAAATAGGTGAATTAATGACTACCGATACTCGTATTCCGCTTATTTCGGCAACAGGTTCAACTCGTATGGGAAAAATCGTCGCACAAGCAGTTGCAGGAAGACTTGGTAAATCACTTTTAGAACTTGGCGGAAACAATGCTATTATTGTAACTCCAGATGCTGATATAAAAATGACGGTTATTGGAGCTGTTTTTGGAGCTGTAGGGACGGCAGGTCAAAGATGTACTTCGACACGAAGATTAATTATTCACGAAAGCATTTATGATAAAGTGAAAGATGCTTTAGTAGCTGCATATAAACAATTACGAATCGGAAATCCGCTTGACGAAAATAATCACGTAGGTCCGCTAATTGATACTCATGCTGTTGAAATGTATGCAGCGGCTTTGAATAAGGTTGTTGCCAACGGTGGAAAAATTTTGGTTGAAGGAGGAGTACTTTCAGGAGAAGGTTATGAAAGCGGTTGTTACGTAAAACCAGCAATTGCAGAAGCCGAAAATTCGTTTGAAATTGTTCAACATGAAACCTTTGCTCCAGTTTTATATTTGCTCAAATATTCTGGAGAAGTTGATAATGCAATTGAAATTCAAAATGGGGTTGCGCAAGGTTTATCTTCTGCAATTATGACGAATAATCTACGAGAAGCAGAACGATTTTTGTCTGTAACAGGTTCTGACTGTGGAATTGCAAACGTAAATATCGGGACTTCTGGTGCTGAAATCGGCGGCGCTTTTGGCGGAGAAAAAGAAACTGGCGGCGGTCGCGAATCGGGTTCTGATGCTTGGAAAATTTATATGAGACGCCAGACGAATACAATCAATTATACAACAAATCTTCCTTTAGCACAGGGAATTAAATTTGATCTGTAA